CCCATGACCCATACGCCGCCTTCAGTTCTCCCGCCTTCAGGAGCAGTTAGTACTTCATGTATGCTACCCGGAGTCAGGTTTTCGAAAAACTTACCGAAGGCTTTGCATTCCGTGATTTGAATTTTTTCTTTCTTTTCCATTTTCCTTATCCTTTTGAAGTTTGATTATGATTCTCCCTGTCTTCTGCTTAAGAGGAGGTTATTTTTGAATGTAATACACTTGCAAAGGTTTGCTGTTTCGCTTAATAATGAGACGTGTCTCTCCGTCTTCGGTTAGCAGGTCGGCAGCCACCTCGCTCCTCACCATGATATCCCGGCGCGTGTAGAGGCTACGAATGAAAGCATCTACAAAGTCCTGCAACGCCAGCCAGTCTTCAGGTGTGTCTTCTATACCACGAATGGCGTAGTGCTGACTTATTTCCAACTGCAACCGCAACAGCCACTCAGGTTTATCGTTCGGTGTCATCGAATAGTGTCTTAATTGTCCCATTTTTGTTTTACTTTTTATGCTTTGTCCAATTATCATTTAAGTAGGTTGGGGTTGTCATGAATGTTTCCAACAATCTCCATCCTTTCATTATCAGGAACTCCATCTATCACAGTTGGGTACAAGCGGTGTCCATTCCAGTTGAAACACCAACCGCTTATACGGATAGGATTGCCGTCAGGCACAAAATCGGATAGTGGCCTTAATATTCTATCTTCACTTGCCCATTCTACTACAAAATATCGTATAGTACCATCAGGCGCTATGAATTTAAGAATATCCCACTCAAATATTTTCCTTTTGTACTTATCTTTTAACCCTGTGTATTGACCGATAGTGTCTGGAAACACAGTATAGAGAAGACGTGCCTCTTCCCAAAATTTTGGCACACAAACACAGATACAAGGCACATTAGTTGGCGCAGTTAGTCCATAGTTGAACAAATGTCCGTAAAGCCATTTACCTGTGCCGATAGACTTTCCTCTAAATATTATTTCTCTGTTCATAGTTATCTTTTTTATCGTTTTACTTCCTTAATTATTTTCCCGCTTTCCACTCAATCGTCACCACTGCATCAAGCCGTCCGCTGCCTTTACACACAGGACATTCCTGCTTGTAACGTTCACGATAGCAGTTTTCCTGCCAGTGGTAGCCGTTGCCTTGGCAATAGATGCACACGTGCCCACGGCTCAAAAAGCGCTCTCCCATGCGCCCTCCTGGGCTCATCAGCCCAGGGGCAATTTCTATTGTTCGTTTTTCCTTGCTCATATCCAATCTACTATTTTATTTTCAAACATTGTAATCTGTTTTATTTTCTTATCTATTGCTTTAGCGAAGAAAAACTCTGCCAAGGCACCTGGGCTTTCGTGCCAGTCAGGAAGCAGACAGATGATATCACACCGTTTCAGTTGCATAATGTCAAGAAGAAGTATCTCTTCATAGAAGTTCGTGCCACATGCCTTTGCGTAGTTCTCTGCCATGATGCCAAGCCCGCTTTGAGTCGGATTAAACACTTTATATCCTTTTGCTTTCAACCACGCTTCTGCCTCTGCAAATTTCTTGCGAGTTGTATCGCTAAGAATATCTTCACCTATCTTTCCTGCGATATATACTTTCTTTATTCGTTTTTCCTTGCTCATCTTAATATTAATATCTAAAATTTGTAAAATGAATGATTGCCAACGGATTTGATAAATCATAGTTCCTGAACCACGCTTTCCAATCTTTGAAAGAAAGACCGTCATTTTTTGCAAACATGTATCTATCCATTGATTTGAATTCGTTACCTGACCCATATTCAATAACAGGTAGCATGATATTATTGTCGATAAATATTAGTTTCTGAATACCGACACCCTCATTTGCAGTCAGCTGTGCAATTTCAACCTGCTTGCTCCTATACGGTTCGCCCACCCATTGACGGATAGACAATACACCTTTACCTGCTTGTATTTCTGCAATACGGTGTTCCCACAGGGAATAATTTGCACGAATAGTATGCAGTTTGCTTATACCGAGCTTCTCTTCAAAAAAAGTTTGTTCTCCAGCATGGAGATGCCCTTTTGGAAAGGTTTTTGATAACATTAAAATATAAGTATTCATTTGTCTATTGTATTACTAATTGCACATTGAAATGAAACTCACGGCAGAGCCGTCTTATCTGTATTAGCTTGAACGGCTCGCCACCCACGCCGAAGAAGATAACGCGTTCGCGGGTGTTGGCCTGTACGCCCTTTTTTCGTAGCCTGTACAACAGGTTGTCTCGCTTGTTTGCCATAGCTTTACTCTTTTGTTTCTCCCCAATATATGTTTGCTCTTTCCTCCCATATCGTGTAATAGCCTTTGCTTCCGAAATACCGCCCTTTGCTGATTGCCCGATAACCCTCCACCCATATCTTCAGGGCTGCATCATACATCACACTCACCGCTGTACGACCTGAAGGTTTGTTTCCTTCTGCCTGACTGATGAAGATGAGCAGCTTATCCCGGTGTCGGTTCTTAAACTTCTGATAATCCTTAAAGCTCATCTGTGTGTACTGAAAGCTGTCTATCACAATGATATCCGGGCTTTTGTGCTTCTTGAGACGGCCGTCAAGGTCTTTCATGCTTTCACTGATGAGGATAAACCGCCGTGCAACGTCCTGCATACCTGCCTCTATAAGTGCATTCTTCATTGTCAGAGAGAAACCTTCTTCCAAGGAATTGTAGGCTATCTTCCCGTACTTTGCCAACTCTTTGCAGAGCTTCATCGTGAAGCTGGTCTTACCGCTTCCGCTTCGCCCCCAAATGAACCATACGCCTCCTCGCTCCGGTGCTCCGAAGGCGTCGGCCCATTCTCCTTCAAAAGGATAGGTTTCTTTCTTCATACGCAGCATATCGGTTACTGACATTGCCCTGTTCATTATCCTGCTGTTTTATCGCTGTTCAAACGCTGATTTTTCGCTGTTTGAGCAGCCATTAATTTAACTCTATGAATATTCTTCTTCACGCGCCGCAGGTCGAATTCATATTCTTCTGCATCTTTAACAACCTCTGAGATGCGTCCTTTGTCTGTCACACCGTTTGCCATGCAGATTGCATACACATCATGAGGGGCGGTCTGTTCCAGTTCATAGAACTTGCGGCCGATACGGCTGTGTATCTCGTTATATCCGCATTTGTTGTAGCGCAGCCCCATTGTCATACGACGCTTGATATAGCTTGTAGAAAAGAAGACGATGCCGCATTTGTCCTCCAAGCGATTGTAAAGGTCAATGAAATAATGAAAAACGCGCTCGGGCAACTTGTCGGCTTCGTCAAAAAGAAGCAGCGGTGCCTCCATCTGAATAAGGTCGTCAATGATCCTGTCGAGCAGTTCTCTGATGCTGTAACCTTCTGTACGCTGACCGATACGGCGTGCAATCTCACGTACAAAGTCACTCTTCTTCATGTCTTCAGAACACAAGATGTAGAACACCTCATTGTTCTCATTTGCATAGAGGCGCGCCGTGGTTGTCTTTCCGCAGCCTGCCTCTCCGACAATCCATGTGACATTCCTCACGGCCTGGGCATCTTTCATGACGAGTGCCATTTCCTGAAAGGCCTTTGTCTCAACCACCTGCCAGTCATTGCCGGACGTTGTCCCCAACTGTGAGGCGAGGTTGCGCCACATGTCGTCCGAAATATTCTCCCACTTGCCCTGCAGAATACTACTCACCGTTGCGCTGCTCGTTCCTACCAGACTCTGTGCAGCCTTATTCTGACTTGGGTACTTGCTGACATACTGCTTCAAGCACTCCTGGATCTGACTCTTTTCCTTGTTTGTCAACTTACTCATATCTTTTCTATTTTAGTTGTTATTTTTTTATTTTGTGCAGTGAAACACCGTCCGCTGCCTATGATTTGCCAGCCACATAAGCCATGTCAACCACTGCTGTCTCAACCTTTGACCAGTCTTCAAGGCTCACTTGCTTCGTCTTTCGTCCTATTTTATACTCTTCAGGCGCCTTGCTATAAATACCTGTACGGCGTTCTATCTGTCTGCGCTCTGCTGCTGTCATTCCCTTTGGCTTTGGACTACGTAAGCCGTGCTGCTCCGGCATTACGCCATGAGCCTTTTCTATCTCACGTCCTGCAACGGTGCGCTCAATGCGGTCAGTAGTATTCGCAGCCTGCTGCTGTCTGATGAATGCAGCTTCACCTTCCGTCTGCTCTTGTATCGCACGATGTATCACAACGTAAGGTTCTGCTACTCGTTCAAACCTCAGGCTGCCGTCAGCTTCTTTCTTATAGAGTCGGACGCTTCCGAAGTCGTAAGGATCATACTTGACAACGAACCGCTCGTAAGTGTGCTGTCTTCGCCACTCATGATCAGGAACACCAGGTTCACTCATCACTTCGTATTGTCTCTTCTCCTTCTTGATAGTTACGCTGATACCCTGGTCGGTGAACGTGCTCATACGCTTAGCCGTAACCCAGAACATATCCACCATGTCGTGTGCCGTAACCTGCTGTGTTTCCTCATTCACGCTATTGTCGTAAGCTTCCTGTCGGCTCTTGCCGTATGCAGGGTGCGCCATTTCGTTCCACTCCTTGGTAGCCTTTGCGTAAGCATCCTTCAGTTCCTCTAATGTATAGAGTGAGTCCTTGTTTTCCTCAATAAATTCAAGGTTCGGACGGCTCGACATCTTCTTTGCGGTGATATTCTGACCCGTGAAGCGCCAATCCTTGTGCAGCACCTGCTGTTGGAAGCGGCCGAACACTGCCTCAATGGTCTTAGACTCGCCGTTGTAGGGTTGCGTGGTCCTATGCACGTGGCAAAGCTTCTTAAACAGTCCTTCAGCGTCAAGTTTTTTGTGTCCGCCCTGGTTGTCGTGCACAATTTCGTAAGGCTTGTGCCTGCTGGTCTGAATAGCCATACGGTAAGCGAGATATTGCGCTTCGTAGTCCTCGCTGTCGCTGATGTGCCAGCCAAGCATCACCTCGCTCATCGCATCAATGACTACATAGACCTGCGTGGTCCGCACCTTGCCTTCTTCGTCCTGGTAGTATAGGTTGAGTTTCGTACCGTCACCATACCACAGAGCGTCGCGCTTCGTTGGCTGTGCTGTACGGTGTTTACGTCCGAACTTCTGTCGTGCGGCCTGCTCACCATATACAGCATCATACCATAGTGGCATAATCGCAGCACTGTTCAGCCATCGCTTCAGACCGCTAAGGCTTTTCAGAGGCTTCCAGCCGTTTGCTTCTGCCTGTCTGTTTGCCTCTTCAAAGAGCTGTGCGTCGGTGTATACAGGCACTCGACAGCGTTTCAAGGCTATAAGCAGCTGCCCGAACTCGGGTGTTATTTTAATGGTGTTCAGATTACCTACCTTGCCACTGATCAAGCTGCGATAGCCGTCGGCCTTGAAAGCCTTGATTTTCGCCTTCAGACGTACTATGTGCTTTGGCAGTGTGTGGTGATATTCCTCGCGCAAAGCCTCCGAACTCTGACAGATAACTTCCCATGCACCCGCCATGCTGCCGTTCAGACTCTGACGGAGGGCCTGACGCTGTGCCATCATCTTCTGCAATTCGCCAAGTACACTCGCGTTGATAGTATATTCCTCTATCAGTTCGCCAGTCAGATGCTCCGCCCGGCCATTCTTCTCATAGGTGAACGCTTCGTACCATTCGCGAGCCTCGCTATCT
The nucleotide sequence above comes from Segatella oris. Encoded proteins:
- a CDS encoding YopX family protein gives rise to the protein MNREIIFRGKSIGTGKWLYGHLFNYGLTAPTNVPCICVCVPKFWEEARLLYTVFPDTIGQYTGLKDKYKRKIFEWDILKFIAPDGTIRYFVVEWASEDRILRPLSDFVPDGNPIRISGWCFNWNGHRLYPTVIDGVPDNERMEIVGNIHDNPNLLK
- a CDS encoding ATP-binding protein: MNRAMSVTDMLRMKKETYPFEGEWADAFGAPERGGVWFIWGRSGSGKTSFTMKLCKELAKYGKIAYNSLEEGFSLTMKNALIEAGMQDVARRFILISESMKDLDGRLKKHKSPDIIVIDSFQYTQMSFKDYQKFKNRHRDKLLIFISQAEGNKPSGRTAVSVMYDAALKIWVEGYRAISKGRYFGSKGYYTIWEERANIYWGETKE
- a CDS encoding ATP-binding protein produces the protein MSKLTNKEKSQIQECLKQYVSKYPSQNKAAQSLVGTSSATVSSILQGKWENISDDMWRNLASQLGTTSGNDWQVVETKAFQEMALVMKDAQAVRNVTWIVGEAGCGKTTTARLYANENNEVFYILCSEDMKKSDFVREIARRIGQRTEGYSIRELLDRIIDDLIQMEAPLLLFDEADKLPERVFHYFIDLYNRLEDKCGIVFFSTSYIKRRMTMGLRYNKCGYNEIHSRIGRKFYELEQTAPHDVYAICMANGVTDKGRISEVVKDAEEYEFDLRRVKKNIHRVKLMAAQTAKNQRLNSDKTAG
- a CDS encoding DDE-type integrase/transposase/recombinase, producing the protein MEYFNKILCVTYAELTGGGEAIIKGDTLLKNVTRGNIVSVHRGGGEGSQALYAWNSIPQKYRKLYMERYGDPEQRMKEAMMRDRIKLDSEAREWYEAFTYEKNGRAEHLTGELIEEYTINASVLGELQKMMAQRQALRQSLNGSMAGAWEVICQSSEALREEYHHTLPKHIVRLKAKIKAFKADGYRSLISGKVGNLNTIKITPEFGQLLIALKRCRVPVYTDAQLFEEANRQAEANGWKPLKSLSGLKRWLNSAAIMPLWYDAVYGEQAARQKFGRKHRTAQPTKRDALWYGDGTKLNLYYQDEEGKVRTTQVYVVIDAMSEVMLGWHISDSEDYEAQYLAYRMAIQTSRHKPYEIVHDNQGGHKKLDAEGLFKKLCHVHRTTQPYNGESKTIEAVFGRFQQQVLHKDWRFTGQNITAKKMSSRPNLEFIEENKDSLYTLEELKDAYAKATKEWNEMAHPAYGKSRQEAYDNSVNEETQQVTAHDMVDMFWVTAKRMSTFTDQGISVTIKKEKRQYEVMSEPGVPDHEWRRQHTYERFVVKYDPYDFGSVRLYKKEADGSLRFERVAEPYVVIHRAIQEQTEGEAAFIRQQQAANTTDRIERTVAGREIEKAHGVMPEQHGLRSPKPKGMTAAERRQIERRTGIYSKAPEEYKIGRKTKQVSLEDWSKVETAVVDMAYVAGKS
- a CDS encoding DUF4406 domain-containing protein encodes the protein MSKEKRIKKVYIAGKIGEDILSDTTRKKFAEAEAWLKAKGYKVFNPTQSGLGIMAENYAKACGTNFYEEILLLDIMQLKRCDIICLLPDWHESPGALAEFFFAKAIDKKIKQITMFENKIVDWI